Proteins encoded by one window of Corythoichthys intestinalis isolate RoL2023-P3 chromosome 20, ASM3026506v1, whole genome shotgun sequence:
- the nktr gene encoding NK-tumor recognition protein isoform X3 has translation MAPHLDGVHVVFGLVISGFEVIKKIEGLKTDSASRPYADVRVVDCGQLITKSANDILEGKNIRASHSTDSSVNSTDSSSSSSSSGESESDSEKSRHRKRKRHRKIQRSKKRRRLSNDEKNVDIETSKQRSFESTEKEMVDMEGEKDHGGKREKLVVRPEEIPPVPENRFLLRQDMPVQKIKVEIVEKDESVLEAEQKPAVSKSGRKIRGRGTIRYHTPTRSKSRSASVGERGSSETPPHWKEEMMRIKTYQPSSVERWSKGDRWENKSDSPRSRSSEYSSGRSSLRSSPPRPLKKEKKRAKHKKKNKKRRRGKKRSLKSKSQEHCASEGERSPSSRTSNIRTSRSSSSQQYTRRRSSVSRSYSRSRLSSRSRSRPRSYSRSRSYSRSRSLSRSRSYSRDPSRSRSYSRSRSRHRSRSFTPNKKRSLSRSPKKQKASKSKTDATLHVSGKHADSKVPPGSRLLSVPTTENVPVIPLSDSPPPSRWKPGQKPWKPSYIHTQNSKAPITSVNISSVGESVLGNSQSSIVEKSLPGVSEKDKVVTQRSPNPSTRSKSYSRSRSRSVSKSVSGSRHSSGSDSVHSEHKKKKSLDKEWKKYYRSLKRIKNIDKYVSVALAENVLSEKKAGVEPSPDKAVPKGSKERCGSQDEETVDYASLQVDSFNNKSGWDSDSDKVSQSNSDFLSKHQKKSGIMPDKKTSALTGWNSDSDPENITTRTLVLSEKEEGEASSESEQENKKMTLNAVEAAVPSTSGLPQASLKKSFEPEKHKSKRKSKRKHKHKSREGKSGSHHTKDKSKRSKKKRQKLKETFHWQPPLEFGEEEEEEDSKRDKRSPTAAGVRSDKDQNAPTLNKNPKREENGSLLKYREYSNRNAKLPECHPQQSNKNGTNTFSVKEENSTDDMDICTPEHDTEATVEAHTVNPPEKPLKTTSHFPTKASKDAQAQLQGLEQTSLITTDTEKPTSTVINFKWRPLKGMSSLHNVNAAQVMSKNMHAQQSQMTNAQGVRMEIKSKNRVRPGSLFDEVRKTVRLNQRPRNEDSSGEESSESTGANRDDSRRMSRSDTRRSRSTSSQCSQASGWSHSYSRSRSRSRSSSYSSRGRSRSRRRHERSRSSTYRSYRSRSRTYSRSHSRSRSYNHRRRSRSPSSDSYSSRSRSVSHRRGRHRSDSYRSSDRRSRYSHSSSRSSSRRRSRSRSSRYS, from the exons ATGGCACCTCATCTTGATGG AGTCCATGTCGTCTTTGGCCTCGTCATCTCCGGGTTTGAGGTGATTAAGAAGATCGAGGGGCTAAAGACTGATTCGGCGAGCCGGCCATACGCCGATGTTCGGGTGGTGGACTGTGGGCAGTTGATCACCAAGTCTGCTAATGACA TTCTGGAAGGGAAAAATATAAGGGCATCCCATTCCACTGACTCTTCTGTCAACTCCACTGATTCATCATCTTCAAGTTCCTCTTCTGGGGAGTCTGAGAGCGACTCTGAGAAGTCCAGACACCGCAAGCGCAAGAGACACAGAAAGATTCAAAGGTCCAAAAAGCGAAGGAGACTGTCCAATGACGAGAAGAATGTTGACATTGAAACTTCGAAACAACG gtCCTTTGAGTCTACCGAAAAAGAGATGGTAGACATGGAAGGAGAGAAGGACCACGGCGGGAAGAGGGAAAAACTTGTCGTCCGACCAGAGGAAATCCCACCTGTGCCCGAGAACCGCTTCCTGCTGCGACAGGACATGCCAGTCCAGAAGATAAAAGTGGAGAT AGTTGAGAAAGATGAATCAGTACTTGAAGCTGAACAGAAGCCAGCGGTCTCTAAGTCGGGACGGAAGATCAGAGGCAGGGGAACAATT AGGTATCACACACCCACCAGGTCTAAATCCCGATCTGCATCGGTGGGAGAGCGTGGGAGCAGTGAAACTCCGCCCCACTGGAAAGAAGAAATGATGCGGATTAAAACATATCAGCCTTCGAGTGTTGAGAGATGGAGCAAAGGAGACCG ATGGGAAAACAAAAGTGACTCACCGCGATCTCGATCCTCAGAGTATTCATCAGGCCGGAGCTCATTGAGGTCCAGCCCGCCACGGCCGCTTaagaaagagaagaaaagaGCCAAACAcaagaaaaagaacaaaaaacgtAGGCGCGGAAAAAAGAGAAGCCTAAAGAGCAAATCGCAAGAACATTGTGCATCTGAAGGGGAAAGATCACCCTCTTCAAGAACGTCCAATATTAGAACATCTCGTTCCTCATCAAGTCAACAGTACACGAGACGGCGGTCCTCTGTTTCCCGGTCATACTCCCGATCGCGATTATCTAGTCGATCCAGGTCTCGGCCAAGGTCTTATTCACGATCTAGGTCTTATTCACGATCCAGAAGCCTGTCCCGCTCTAGAAGTTACTCCCGGGATCCATCCAGATCCCGGTCCTATTCTCGCTCAAGGTCCAGACACAGGTCCAGGTCGTTtacaccaaacaaaaaaaggagttTATCCAGATCTCCAAAGAAGCAGAAAGCCAGCAAGTCCAAAACGGATGCAACCCTACATGTATCTGGGAAGCATGCCGATAGTAAAGTCCCACCAGGATCCAGACTGCTGTCTGTCCCAACTACAGAAAACGTCCCCGTTATCCCACTCAGTGATAGCCCACCCCCCTCTCGCTGGAAGCCCGGTCAAAAGCCCTGGAAGCCCTCTTATATTCATACACAGAATAGTAAGGCCCCCATAACTTCAGTGAATATTTCTTCTGTGGGAGAATCAGTTTTGGGGAACTCTCAGAGTTCCATTGTGGAAAAATCTTTGCCAGGTGTCTCTGAAAAAGACAAAGTTGTCACACAGCGCTCACCCAACCCATCTACTAGAAGCAAGTCCTACAGCCGCTCAAGAAGCCGCAGTGTCAGCAAATCCGTCTCCGGATCTCGTCACAGCAGTGGCTCAGACTCTGTTCACTCAGAACACAAGAAAAAGAAATCCCTTgacaaagaatggaaaaagtatTACCGTTCTCTGAAGAGGATCAAGAATATCGACAAGTATGTTTCAGTTGCCCTTGCTGAAAACGTCCTGTCAGAGAAGAAAGCAGGTGTAGAGCCAAGCCCTGATAAAGCTGTGCCAAAAGGAAGTAAAGAGCGATGTGGCTCTCAAGATGAAGAGACAGTTGATTATGCTTCATTGCAGGTGGATAGCTTTAATAACAAATCTGGGTGGGATAGTGATAGTGATAAAGTGAGCCAAAGCAACAGTGATTTCCTGTCAAAGCATCAGAAAAAATCTGGCATTATGCCTGATAAGAAGACCTCTGCCCTCACCGGTTGGAATTCTGATAGTGACCCTGAAAACATAACAACCAGAACACTGGTGCTATCAGAGAAAGAAGAAGGTGAGGCTAGTTCTGAATCCGAACAGGAGAACAAAAAAATGACCCTGAACGCTGTGGAAGCCGCAGTTCCTTCAACGTCTGGCCTCCCGCAAGCGAGTCTAAAGAAGTCCTTTGAGCCAGAAAAGCACAAGAGTAAGAGGAAGTCCAAACGGAAGCACAAGCACAAGAGTAGAGAGGGGAAAAGTGGGTCCCATCACACGAAGGACAAGAGCAAAAGATCCAAAAAGAAACGTCAGAAGCTAAAAGAGACTTTTCACTGGCAACCACCTTTGGAGTTCggcgaggaagaggaggaggaggattcAAAGAGAGACAAACGTAGCCCGACCGCTGCAGGCGTGAGGAGCGACAAAGACCAAAATGCACCCACTCTAAATAAGAATCCAAAGAGAGAGGAAAACGGGTCTCTGCTGAAATATAGAGAATATAgtaatagaaatgccaaacttcCTGAGTGTCATCCTCAGCAGTCTAACAAAAATGGTACTAACACATTCAGTGTCAAAGAGGAGAACTCTACCGATGATATGGACATCTGTACTCCCGAACATGACACTGAAGCTACAGTAGAGGCGCACACGGTGAACCCACCTGAAAAACCCCTCAAAACTACCTCACATTTTCCGACCAAGGCGAGTAAAGATGCCCAAGCACAGCTGCAAGGTCTCGAACAAACCTCTCTTATCACCACAGATACGGAAAAACCAACCAGCACTGTGATCAATTTTAAATGGAGGCCTTTGAAAGGAATGTCTTCACTGCACAATGTGAACGCAGCGCAGGTcatgtccaaaaacatgcacgCACAGCAGAGCCAGATGACCAATGCTCAGGGAGTGCGCATGGAAATTAAGAGCAAGAACAGGGTCCGACCCGGATCGCTTTTTGATGAGGTCAGGAAGACTGTGCGACTCAACCAGAGGCCCAGAAACGAGGACAGCTCTGGCGAAGAAAGTTCAGAATCAACAGGTGCAAACAGAGACGACTCCCGGAGGATGTCGCGCTCAGACACGCGGCGGTCTCGCTCGACTTCCAGTCAATGCTCTCAAGCTAGTGGCTGGTCACACTCCTACAGCCGGTCCAGGAGTCGATCGCGCAGCTCCAGCTACTCCTCCAG GGGTCGTAGCAGGAGTCGACGGAGACATGAACGGTCACGAAGCAGCACATATAGAAGCTATAGGAGCCGCAG CCGCACATACAGTAGAAGTCACTCCAGAAGTCGCTCATATAATCATCGAAGGAGATCTAG GTCTCCATCCTCTGACAGCTATTCCAGTCGGAGCCGCAGTGTGAGCCATAGGCGAGGGCGCCACAGAAGTGACAGCTACCGGAGTTCAGACCGAAGATCTCG GTACTCTCACTCCTCCAGTCGCAGTTCATCCAGACGCCGGAGTCGCAGTCGGAGCAGCCGCTACAGCTGA